The DNA window CTTCACCCACTGCTCGGCCCGGGTTATCCGCTCCCGGATGATCCTGCCGACACTGTGCATGATGATCTCCTCATAGAGCTCACGGTCCTTTTCGCTGAGCAATCGCTGCTGAAGCTCGATGTCCTGATCTAGCTGGTTGAGGACGAAGTAGGGGCTTACCCGCTTCCCTCCATACTCCATCAACACCTGGAGCCGCCGAGACTTCTGCTTCAGTTGCTCCCACTCGGCATCCTCAGCGTCGCCGTCTTCAGCGGGGGCAGGCAATTCCACTTCGAGCACAGGCTCGATCGCAGGACGGTACTCGACCAGGTTCCCGATCTCCTCATAGAAGGCTTTGTTCAGCCGGCCCGTGACCACCTCCCGATCCAGGTTGGACTTGGCGATCAGGCGCCCGAGTCTCCTGCGGATCACCTTGGCTCTGTCCAGGGCGGGAGCCTCGCCGTCCGCGAAAGCCGCGTCATCGGTCTCGGCCGCCTGTCCCTCGTGCCCCTGTCTCTGCGACGAGTCGTCGAGCCTGACAAGGTCCAGTCGTTCGTCGTCGAGGAACACCCTTCTCCATGCGTCCGCCGCCAACCGAGCGGAGCTGAGATTCCTTGCTTGGTTCGCGATATCGCGCTCGACGGATTCGATTGCCGTGGCCGCGCTCCCGCTCCTGCTTGCAAGCTCTTGGCTTTGATCGGGAATGGCCCTGAGACGGTCCACTACCTGCTCTACCCGGGCCCGGATTTCGTCTACCCCAAGTTCTGCAAGGCGAGCCCGAACCTGCTCCAGCTGGAGCGAGATCCGGTCGAGGTCGGCCCCGAAAGAGCTGATCTCCCTCACAAGCTCGGCTGAGTCTGCTGTGACGCTCTTGAACCTCTCCTTGTATTCACTGTAGAGGGAGAGGTTGTGGACGAGCCCCTTATGCCCGAGCTCGACTTCGTGCAGGTGAAGCATGTAGTCCTTCATGGACTCAATGGCCCAATCGTACGCGTCTTCAGTCCGCTCGAGCCTCAACCCTTCCGCAGCCGCGCGCAGCCGCCCGCGGACCTCCTCGAGGCTGGAGTAGGTCTGTTTCACCTTTCCGTTGCATCGTTCCACCTCGCGTTCGTGCGCCTGAACCTGCAGTTTCGCACCGCCAAGGCGCTCGAACGCTGCAAGCGTATCTGCATCCGCCGGGAAAGCCGCGTGGTCGGCCGCGAGCTGACGCTGCCGCGCTTGAAGGATCTGAAGCCCCGACTCGAGCTTCAGGCGCTCCTCCCGAATCGATGCGAGCTCAGCCTCCAGGCGGACGATTGTTTGCTCACGGAACCTCCGCCGCGCTTCCCTGCCGATGAAAGTCGCCCGCCCGGTTTTGGGAGCGGAACCCGCGATTATGCCGATGCGGTAAGCTCCGCCTTCGGCCAAGGCTGCGGGAGCTGATTCAAGGGCGGCATCGGACGCTGAGTTGGTTACAAGAATGCTTGCCAGGGCGTCTGCGATGTCCCTTTCCGAGATGCCGGAGCCCGGGATCGCTGCTGGGCGAAGGAAGTCCGCGAGCGTGGAGGCGAGGATCTGTGGTTTCGGCCTGATGATCCTGTCGGAATCCAATCCTGTGATGTCGAAGCTCTGGGGAACGATGATCGCGTCGAGCAGGCCCATCTCGGTGATGGCCGACTCTACCCGATCTCGCATATCATCGGGCAGTTCATCGCGAAACTCCACTGCGGCGAAGAATGGCAAGTGCGGTATCCCGGATTCGGCAAGTCTACGCCTTGCAGCGACGGTTTCCGGGCGGCGCAGGGGCTCAGGCTCCTTTCGCGCACGCCATTCGGAGAGTTCGCCTTCCTTCGCGTCGATCTCCTGTTTCTTGACGCCCATGGCGTGTTGGACCTCCAGGATTTCGGCCTGAAGCGCGCGCAGCCGACGGGAATAGGCCTCCTCTTCCGGCGCGCGTGCTTTCGCGTATCTGTACAGCTCATATAGCTGAGAGAGCCGCCTTGAGATCTCCTGGATTTCCTCATTGGCGAGCTCAAGCTCTCCGCATCCCTTTCGCCAATCGTGGACTGCCTCTATGAGCGCATCCTTTGCCTCTTCGAAGCCTCTTCCAAGCTTGTGCTCCTCATTTCGCGCGAGGTCAAGTTCCTTTTGGGCCTCGCCGAGCGTGAATTGTGCTTCCTGGTGCTTCTCTTGTTTTCGGGCGTGTTCTTGAATCACGTTCTTCACGGCCTCAAGCTTGCGCAGATGGTCCCCGGCTTCCTTTCTCCACAGGACGAAGTCGCGCGGGGGCCGGGGATCCTGTTCGAATTCAGAGATGGACACGGCGGATGGCACATAGTGCGCGTCCGCGGCGTCTGTCCTCATGGTCTCAAGAGCCTTCTTGATGCTGCCCTCTGCCTCCGCCGCTTCAGCCTCGCAATGACGTGTCTTTTCCTCGAGATCCGATTCCGTCCGCCGTTTGCTCGACAGCTGACTCTCCTTGTGAGACCTGGCCCGCCAAACGTCGGCGTGCTGCGCCTCCAGGCCTTGCTTCTCCTGTTCGGCCTTGAAGACGTCGTGTTCCTTGAGTCGGGCCTCTTCCTCTTGAAGAACCTCTCTCTCTCGGTTCAGCGCTTCGAGTTCTCGCTCGCATGCGGCTTTTTCGGCTCGGCGCTCCACGAGTGTGGCCTCGAGCTCCCTGCCCAGGTCTTCGAGGCGGTCCCGGCGATTGACGGAGCTTCGGAACCCTTCGGCCTTCTCCGCAAGCACGAACTGGTTATACAGGTCATATTGCTTGCATAGCCGCGATAGAGAGGTCTGGTCGCGCGTTATCTGGTCGAGCTGCTGTTTGATCTGGTCCATGTTCTCGATGGTGTCTGAAAGCGGCCTGAGCTCATCGTCGGAAAGGGCGGGAAGCGACGCGGTCAGGATCTCGTATATCACTGTGGGCTTGAAGTCCTTCGACAGCTTGGGCGTGCGAAGCTGGATGAGAAGTTGGATGAGCTCATCATATACTGCAAGGGACTCGAACCCGAAGATGTACCTGTTGACAAGCTCCATGTAGTCTCTCTGGGTGCGCACCACCCGGCCGCCCGCTCCGAGCTCATCCTCGAGCTGACGCCGGGTCAACGGGATCTTCTGCTCCTCGCCTTCTTCGGCGCTGAACTCGGTCTTGTAGAGCAGAAGGTCGTGGCCGATGCGCCGATTGTCGTGGATCACGAAACCCCAGAAATCCATCTCGGCTCCGCGCCTTGCCCTGAGCCCGATGCCTGTCGTCATGAACTGAGGCTTGTCTGCGCGTTTGTACTCCAGGTAGAGGTATCCGGTGCGCTCCTCTCGATCCACTACGTCCTTTTCACCCAGAAGGTAGTCCTCCATCCTCCGCGCCCGGGAACCGAACGGGTCCAGCCGGTCTGCGCCCTTCCTCCCATCGAGCAGCACCGGGATGAGGCTCTGCATCGTTACGGACTTCCCGGAGCCGTTTGCCCCCCGTAGCAGCAGTTTTCCATTGGAGAACGCGAACTCCTCGTCATCGTAGTACCAGAAGTTCAGGATCCCCGCTCGATGGATCTGCCATCTATCATCGGATCTGCGTCCGTGCAATCCTCACCACTCCTTCGCGGCCCGATCGGCGGCTGTGAGCTTTTCTTCGAATTCGGCTGGATACTCCCCAGTCACCCGCCCGAGCGCGGGCATGAGCAGGATCATCCCGGATTCTGGATCCTTGCGCGCGAACCTCCACTCGATCAGGAACGCTTCAAGCTCCCGGGCTACTTCCGAGAGTTTCGCCTCCCGATGCTGAACGCCCCAGCCAGGTCCGTATCTAGACTTGCAGACCATTACGAGCCGCTCGAAATCTACCGGGGTGAGCCTGATAGTCTCCTCTGGCTGCCTCTGGAGTTCGCCTGCGGAGAGCGCCTCGCGCACAACCGTCGCCAGCTGCAGAGAAATGTCGGAAATGCCCTTGGTGTCGGGATACGCGGTGTATCTAATCTTTCGCTCTGAAAGGACCAGCATCGCGCAGGTTCGGTATAGCTCGAGCCTGAAATCGGTGTGAGCCTCGATATCTTCCCGGATGCGGTTCCGGTAGTTGCGGAGATACAGGATGTCCGGGTCCTGGCTCCCGTGTCCGTACATCACAGGGCATAGAAAAAGCTCCCGGTAGATCCGGCGCCGCCGAGAAGCGGTGCTCTCCCGGTCGCCTTCCGTCTCGCCCCAGGCTGCCGCGAGGAGTTCGCGCATGGTCCTGAACTCCGATAGGTCCTTCGGGTAGGGTCGCATGAAGTATCTGGACACGACAGTCACATCGTAGAGGACCTCAGTATCGGCAGAGAAGCTGAACCGCTCCACGTCTCCCTCGACCGGCTGGATGATGCCTGTTTCCTGGGCGAACGTGAGCACCCTAACCAGGGACTTCCTGTGCTCGTAGTTGACCCAGTCAAGACCTATCTCAGTAGGGCACGTCGCCCTGAGATCCTCGCATACCTCGCTCAGAAGGAACTGCTCCTCGACCGCTCTCCGGTCCAGATAGGCGAGAAGGCAGGCGAAAATGGCATAGTCCCTGGGATGCTTGAAGTCCAGGATGCCCATGGAGGCCTCGGGCTCGGCCGGGATCTTCTCGAGCCTGGCGAAGTATCGGTGCACGACGAGCCTAAAGCCGAGCTTGTCGAGGGCGTAGGCCGCGAGGGCCGTTTCACGATCTCGGACCATCCGGTACTTCTCAGGCTCTCTGTCTCTCAAGATCCACCATTGCTCCATGAGGTCTGTCATAGCTTCTTTGGCAATATCATCGAAAGAGTCGTCAGGCGCCATTCTTACCTCCAGGTCCAGAGGACGCCACCAGGAATTCGTAATTGGGCATCTCCAAGATCCCATCGTCGGATTCAAGGCATATCCTCGTGTTATCCACCAGCCTCAGCTCTACCCTGCGGCCGGTCTCTGTCTTCGCACACAGATCCGAGCTGAGCATGCACCTATCGATCCAGGCCAGGAGGACCCTTCGTATATTCGGGTCCACTCGGCCTAACTCTGCCAGAGCGATCCTGCCGCCAGCGATCATCTCTTCAATCAGACGCCGCTCTGTGGCCCTATCGCGAAGATGCGCTTCAAGCATCTCCTGCTTTTCGCGTTCCTGGCTCACGATCGCGCTCGGCTTTGTCCGTTCGTGATAATGCCTGGTCCTGGGCTTTATCGCAACAACAGACGGGGGCAGGTCCCATATCTCTGCATACATGTCCTCCGAGGCCGGGAAGTCCGAGACGAAGCGCCGGGTATTTGGAACCCCGAAGACGCAGGCTGAAAGCTTGTGCGCCTCTTCTATACTGTCGAGCCCTGCAAACCAGCGAGCCAGATACAGATAATCGTTGTACCGACTGCGGATGCTCTGGCTCCTTTCGCCCAGCCTCTGAGCGAACCTGGTTATCCTGCGGATTGTCTCATTGGTCTCGTTCTGAAGGTAAGACAGGTCGCTTTCACGGCCCCCGGCGCCCAGAAACCAATCCTTCAGCCCTTGCCACTTCCCGAGCAGAGTGGCCTCCAGATCGGATTTGGATGGGCGCGCGTCCAGCCTCGGGATGCTGAGCTGATGGTCGGCGACCTGGCTCGCAAGACGCTTGACGACGTCATCCGGCGTGCTGCGGAGCACTGCATCTATCTTGGCGGAGGTCCGCTGCAAGGAGGACATGAAGTCGCGGAGATACTCAGTGAGCGCATCCTTGTAGACGAGGAACGCCTCGGTCTTCATGAGCCCCTCTACCTTCTCGCTCTTCAGATGCGCGAGATAGTCGGTGGCGTTCTGGGTCAGCCTTTGGAAATGCCCGAAGGTCTCGTCCCAGATCTGGCTGACCTCCTCGCTAGATCGCGTGTTGCTCGGATCCCGCTCGGGCCCAACGAGCATTTCGAGAGATTCCAGCATCCGCTGGACGAGGGTTCTTTCGAGTGATCCCCCGAAGGATTCACCCATCTGTTCGAGACTGCGCACCATCCTCTCGATCTCGACGGTGTAGGGCGCGCATTGATACCTGAACCTTTTCTTCCTGAACTGCTCGATGCTGGCGACCCTGCCCGTCTCCTGACGGGGTATCAGGTTCTTCCACTCCACGAGCTGATCGAGGTCTCGCACGAGCAGGTCTTCAGTATAGCCCTGGAAATGCGGGCTCTCTCTCAGATTGTCCAGCACCTCATCAGGAAGGAGGTAGTACCTGAGCCGTTCATGTTGGATGTAGAAGTAACGGAGAATGGCGCGGTAGCGCCAGGCATTCTCGGTAGTCAGGTAAGTGACCTCAGTGATCGGTTTCAGTAATCTATCGTCCATGAGCATCCGTCCATCCATACATTCAGTGCCCGGGCGCGGCAGTGGCAGGGGGGCGCGGCTGGGGTCGTGACGACCGGCCCTGCGGCGCGGCGAGTTTCGCGCCGATTCTGCACCAGTCAGGCACTCATTAATTCTTCGTCAGCGGATTGTGACTTCCTTCAGGTAATGTGCGAGGATACGGCCAACATGGCGCGATACTGGGAGCGGAGCCCGGGGTTGCAGCGACTCTTTGTATTGTGTCCGAGTGGGGAGGGAGCATGTGGACAGCTCTCAGGGCGGGAATGATGCTCTCGAAGTCCTGCTTGAGGATGTATCCTTTCGCCCCTAGGCGGAGCGCCTTGCTGCACGTGCACTTAGCTCAGAGCCATCTCTAACCTGGTGAAGGTCTTCCGCGAGGAACTCTTGGACAGTCTGTAATGCGTGGTGTCTGCACAAGGTGCTGCGAGGAAGGTAGGCTAGACGGCGCGCCGCGTGCAGGATAAGATGCAGATGGTGACTGAACGACGTGAGCTGCGCCATCCATCGTTTGGAGGCGCCAGAGCGTGGGCTTTCGGATGCCGCGTGCACGAGAGAGAGGAAAGATGCTAGACATTGCTCTTCAGCAGTTTCTAGCTACTCTCCCCGCGACTGATGTGGAGCGAGTGATCCAGTTTGGATCCCATGCCCGCGGCTCGCTACGATCCAGCAGTGATGATGATGCCCTTCGTTGGTTACGACAAGCCGAGCATGATCTCGACGATGCGCATTTCGTCATAACAGGGAATCGACATGGACTCGCTTGTTTCCTAAGCCAGCAATCGGCGGAGAAGGGGGTCAAGGCGTTCCTATTCGCTTGTGGAGCGGAAGCAGTGTGGGGCCATTCTGTAGCTGAACTCTGTAGAGACGCTGCGGAGCTCGACGGGACGTTTGAACCCATAATCCCCCTCGGCGCCAGTCTCGACAAATACTACATTCCTACTCGTTGCCCCGATAGTCTACCAGGAGGCATTCCAGCAGAGGCCTTCGATATCTGGGATGCAGAGAAGGCAGTCAAGACAACTCAGACCATCCTCTCACACGTTCGAAAGCGGATGCGGGATTTGCAGCCGAACGAGCGCGAATAGGATTACCGCCTCCCAATAGGCATCTGTACCGGCGGCGCCCCCACCACGAGTCCACCGTTGGTGCTCGCTTGAGCTTTCGCCGGACCGATGCCAGCAGAACCCGATGCCGAGCCACTGATGTCTGACACCGAGCCATCGGCATCGAATGTGACCTGCGCCCCGAACTTGGCTCCCAGCTTTACGGGGCCTACTCCTACCTTCGGCACGTTCGCATCTTATAGCAGCGCCGGCGCGATGCCTGTACCGCCGCAGTTGCCGCACTCGTGATGGGAAATGGGGAGCGAGGCCAACATGTCGGTAGTGTCGGCCGCGATCTTCCTACCCTGCGTCTCTGAGGTCGCAGCCTGCGCTCGCTGTATGTGCCGCTGCATCATGGAGGCATATCTATCATGTCGGTATCCAGATCGAGATGTTCCGCAGCACGATCCATGGCCTGAATCGCTGTCTTCCAGAAGTGATCCCCTATCAGCTTCAAATGCAACTGCTGTTTGTCAAACACGTGACAGCTCCGATACCGAACCAGCGATCGTCTCGATGCTGCCCCAAGTGCCGAACTGCGGCACATATAGACGGGCTTGGCCCCATGGGGGCGCCAGAGGAACGACCGGAATAAGCGAAGCCAGCGAGTCGCTGTCGTCCCACTCCGGCGGAAGCGGCGGCGCCTTGTCGGACTCGCCGAGATCAGTTCGTCAGTCGACGGCGAAGCGCCGAGGTCGAGCTGGGCCACGGAAGCAGGCAAGAAGGGCGCACTTGTTGAAGTGGCCAGCGTCAAGCTGAGCCGAATTGCGGCCGCACGATATCATGCTAATCAACCCTGCATAGGCAAGTTGGGGGTCACTGGCAATGCGGGGCTCGATTCAGATGATGATAGCCGACAGGAGATGATCCGCCTGTGGCGGTCGTTAGCGCGATTTCCCGTGCCACCAGGATGTCGACGAAAGCATGATCTGATCCGTTTGGCTGACGGGACCGGCATCCTGAACGAGCGGGAGGGAATCAGTGGTTATGCCTCTGAGAACCCGTGAATATCCGGCTGCCTATACCGACGAAGAGAGAGCATTCCTCGACCCTTACATGTCGTCGGCTGTTCACCGCGCATACCTGGATATCAACGAGAGAAGACCGAAGGGAAGGCTTTGCAGTGCGGGCCGCCTGAGGAGCATTTTGAGCTGCTGCGGGGAAGCGATTACGTGGTGTTGGCGCTGGCCGACGACGGTCTGAATGCCGACGTCGACCGGGTGGTAGGTTTCATCACCGCCGTCAGCGATGGGGTTCTGGCTGCCTACATCCCATTGCTTGAGGTGCTTCCCGACTACCGTGGGCAGGGCATAGGGACTGAGCTGGTTAGGCGCCTTCTCCACAAGGTGAGGAACCTCTACATGGTGGACGTAATGTGCGATCCGGATGTGCAGCCGTTCTACGCGCGTTTGGGAATGCAGCCATCGGCGGGGATGATAATAAGGAGAATGGGCTAGCCCATTCGACCTTGCAGTCATCAATCACCTTGCACTGCCTCACGCACCGTTTCGGCGTACATCGCGACCCAGCTTCCAACGAACGAGCTGGCACAACGCCCCCACGTCTTTGTCTTCGTAGAACTTTTCGACATGGTATAGCGCCTTCCGACCCGAGAGGATGCAGATTGCCAGGGCTTCAATCGCCTTTCCAGGCGAGACTCGGCATCTCGTCCGATCCTATTCGCAGCATCTATCAATGATGTCTGCTAGGCCAATCTCCTCCGCCATGGCGGCGATCAGAGAAGTTGCGCCTGCGGCAACCGGCCTCACCGCGCCAAGAGCCTCCAAGATAGTCTCCATATGCAACAGCGTGCACCTCCGGGATCCACATTACCCGGAGCGAACAAACAAGTCTTTAGCTGGTCACCCCCAAAATGCCTGCTTGCCATATGTTACATGCGGAACGTGAGATGCAGACCGACGGCGATAGTGCGATACTCCGAGGGTCCGGAGCATCTTGTCCGGGAACGACTTTGATTCGGAAAGCAGCCGATTGCCATCGGGAAGCTGAACAAAGATGACAGCATCAAACGAATCCAGGATCATCCGTGCTGTAGGCCGTTTTGTTGTCCTTTTGCCCGGGAGCGGCAACTCCTCATCAGTGGCTTCAGCATAACGCCTTGCTCGTCGCTGGAACGATACTGTCGATGAAACCAGCATTGAGACGCCCGCAATGTCGATGAAACCAGCATTGAGATCCTCCAAACGCGCGTTCCGGCGAAATTGGCGACACTGCGCGCGAAAGGGCGGGATCATGGCATAATGTGGCGCGGCTGGCTTGCAGCTAGACGTGTTTTCGGAAATCGCCCGCGCGCGTCATGGAATCTGCGCGAACCTCGACCGCGGGAGTCGGACCATCAATGTCGACCAATTGGACACTGACCCCGTGGTCAATGTCCAATTGAGTGGCATTGAGCGCGCGACAATGCCGGTTTGGCCGACATTAACAGCCTGCGGGACCGGAATCTTGAGAACCACGGAGCCGCATCAGCGGCTGTAGACGGCGCGCGAGACGTTGCCTTCCGCGATG is part of the Clostridia bacterium genome and encodes:
- a CDS encoding TIGR02680 family protein — translated: MHGRRSDDRWQIHRAGILNFWYYDDEEFAFSNGKLLLRGANGSGKSVTMQSLIPVLLDGRKGADRLDPFGSRARRMEDYLLGEKDVVDREERTGYLYLEYKRADKPQFMTTGIGLRARRGAEMDFWGFVIHDNRRIGHDLLLYKTEFSAEEGEEQKIPLTRRQLEDELGAGGRVVRTQRDYMELVNRYIFGFESLAVYDELIQLLIQLRTPKLSKDFKPTVIYEILTASLPALSDDELRPLSDTIENMDQIKQQLDQITRDQTSLSRLCKQYDLYNQFVLAEKAEGFRSSVNRRDRLEDLGRELEATLVERRAEKAACERELEALNREREVLQEEEARLKEHDVFKAEQEKQGLEAQHADVWRARSHKESQLSSKRRTESDLEEKTRHCEAEAAEAEGSIKKALETMRTDAADAHYVPSAVSISEFEQDPRPPRDFVLWRKEAGDHLRKLEAVKNVIQEHARKQEKHQEAQFTLGEAQKELDLARNEEHKLGRGFEEAKDALIEAVHDWRKGCGELELANEEIQEISRRLSQLYELYRYAKARAPEEEAYSRRLRALQAEILEVQHAMGVKKQEIDAKEGELSEWRARKEPEPLRRPETVAARRRLAESGIPHLPFFAAVEFRDELPDDMRDRVESAITEMGLLDAIIVPQSFDITGLDSDRIIRPKPQILASTLADFLRPAAIPGSGISERDIADALASILVTNSASDAALESAPAALAEGGAYRIGIIAGSAPKTGRATFIGREARRRFREQTIVRLEAELASIREERLKLESGLQILQARQRQLAADHAAFPADADTLAAFERLGGAKLQVQAHEREVERCNGKVKQTYSSLEEVRGRLRAAAEGLRLERTEDAYDWAIESMKDYMLHLHEVELGHKGLVHNLSLYSEYKERFKSVTADSAELVREISSFGADLDRISLQLEQVRARLAELGVDEIRARVEQVVDRLRAIPDQSQELASRSGSAATAIESVERDIANQARNLSSARLAADAWRRVFLDDERLDLVRLDDSSQRQGHEGQAAETDDAAFADGEAPALDRAKVIRRRLGRLIAKSNLDREVVTGRLNKAFYEEIGNLVEYRPAIEPVLEVELPAPAEDGDAEDAEWEQLKQKSRRLQVLMEYGGKRVSPYFVLNQLDQDIELQQRLLSEKDRELYEEIIMHSVGRIIRERITRAEQWVKRMRELMAERDTSSGLTFDLRLRPRTAQSEDEMDTKDLVDLLRANPSLLKEEDVTMVVRHFRYRIDRAKELLAEGRQGETLHGVIKEVLDYRQWFSFTLYYTRQGERERELTNNAFYKFSGGEKAMAMYIPLLSAAFSRYSEAREDAPYIISLDEAFAGVDENNIRDMFDLLEKLGFDYIMNSASLWGDYDTVSSLSICELVRPRNASFVTCVHYRWDGHARQLLGSVRESEVLEEAAEDALRDARAARDMVAVTAAGK
- a CDS encoding TIGR02678 family protein, yielding MAPDDSFDDIAKEAMTDLMEQWWILRDREPEKYRMVRDRETALAAYALDKLGFRLVVHRYFARLEKIPAEPEASMGILDFKHPRDYAIFACLLAYLDRRAVEEQFLLSEVCEDLRATCPTEIGLDWVNYEHRKSLVRVLTFAQETGIIQPVEGDVERFSFSADTEVLYDVTVVSRYFMRPYPKDLSEFRTMRELLAAAWGETEGDRESTASRRRRIYRELFLCPVMYGHGSQDPDILYLRNYRNRIREDIEAHTDFRLELYRTCAMLVLSERKIRYTAYPDTKGISDISLQLATVVREALSAGELQRQPEETIRLTPVDFERLVMVCKSRYGPGWGVQHREAKLSEVARELEAFLIEWRFARKDPESGMILLMPALGRVTGEYPAEFEEKLTAADRAAKEW
- a CDS encoding TIGR02677 family protein — encoded protein: MDDRLLKPITEVTYLTTENAWRYRAILRYFYIQHERLRYYLLPDEVLDNLRESPHFQGYTEDLLVRDLDQLVEWKNLIPRQETGRVASIEQFRKKRFRYQCAPYTVEIERMVRSLEQMGESFGGSLERTLVQRMLESLEMLVGPERDPSNTRSSEEVSQIWDETFGHFQRLTQNATDYLAHLKSEKVEGLMKTEAFLVYKDALTEYLRDFMSSLQRTSAKIDAVLRSTPDDVVKRLASQVADHQLSIPRLDARPSKSDLEATLLGKWQGLKDWFLGAGGRESDLSYLQNETNETIRRITRFAQRLGERSQSIRSRYNDYLYLARWFAGLDSIEEAHKLSACVFGVPNTRRFVSDFPASEDMYAEIWDLPPSVVAIKPRTRHYHERTKPSAIVSQEREKQEMLEAHLRDRATERRLIEEMIAGGRIALAELGRVDPNIRRVLLAWIDRCMLSSDLCAKTETGRRVELRLVDNTRICLESDDGILEMPNYEFLVASSGPGGKNGA
- a CDS encoding HEPN domain-containing protein, giving the protein MGFRMPRARERGKMLDIALQQFLATLPATDVERVIQFGSHARGSLRSSSDDDALRWLRQAEHDLDDAHFVITGNRHGLACFLSQQSAEKGVKAFLFACGAEAVWGHSVAELCRDAAELDGTFEPIIPLGASLDKYYIPTRCPDSLPGGIPAEAFDIWDAEKAVKTTQTILSHVRKRMRDLQPNERE
- a CDS encoding GNAT family N-acetyltransferase — its product is MQCGPPEEHFELLRGSDYVVLALADDGLNADVDRVVGFITAVSDGVLAAYIPLLEVLPDYRGQGIGTELVRRLLHKVRNLYMVDVMCDPDVQPFYARLGMQPSAGMIIRRMG